Sequence from the Streptomyces peucetius genome:
CGCCGCCCGCCTCGCCGCCCTCGGCCCCGAGCTGACCAAGCTCAACGAAGGCGCCGGCCGGCACGGCGTCCCCGAGACCCTCCAGCGCGCCGACCGCGTGCTGCGCGACGCCGAAGCCGTACGGGCGGAGGCGGAACGGCTGCCCGAACGCGCCGCCGAGATCGACAAGCGCCTGGTGTCGCTCCGTACCCGCGCGCAGGCGCTCACCAACCGGTCCGCGCAGGTCGAGCCGGTGCTCAGCGAACTGCGTCGCCGGTTCACCGCCGCCTGCTGGCAGGACCTCCAGCCCGTCCCCGAGCAGGCGGCGCTCGCCGTCCGCCAGGCCGAGGAGAAACTGGCGGAGGCAGGCAAGGCCCGCGAGGAGCAGCGCTGGCCGGACGCGACGGCGCTGCTGAGCACGGTACGCGCGCTGCTGAACTCGACGGACGAGGCGGTCTCCGCGGCCGGTGACCGGCTACGGCGCCTCAACGCCGTCGCCAAGGACCCGCAGCAGGAGATCGAGCGGACCCGGTTCGCCATCCGCGACGCCCAGCGCCTCGCGATGGCCGGCCGCAACACCCCGGACCCGCGTCACGCCCGCCCTCTGGACGACTCGGTGGCCCGGCTGGACCGTGCCGTCGCCGGACTCGAGGGCAGGCACCCCGACTACTGGCATTTCCTCACCGAGACCGAGGGTGTGCGGCGGACGGTGGCGGGCGTGGTCGAGCAGATCCGCGAGGACCGGGGCGCCGCCGGCGGCGGCTGACCGGGCGAGCCGCTGTCCACCGCGCCCGGGCACCCGCGCGCGACTCGGCAAGTCGGCGACAGGTGTGCCCCGGCCGACCGGCGACTCGGGTGCACCCGGCACCCCCGCGGACGCCGTCCGTCCGCGCGCCGGTTGTACCGCCGCGGCGTCGGGCGGATCCTGAGATCTCCGGGGTGTACGCGCACGTACGAAGGAGGCCGGCGATGGCCGCACACGTACTGCACTCGAGGAGAACGGACCGGGGCGGCGAAGGGCACGGCCGACGTCATGGCCCGGCCCGGCGCCGTATCAGGCTGGACGAGCACCTGCCCGTCGACCACCGGCTCAGCCGCTTCTACCGCGTCGGCGCCGGGCTGATGGGGCTGGTCCTGGTCGCGTTCGGAATCCTCGGGCTCATCGACCGGATCGGCTTCTTCGACACCCGCGGCGACACCGTCGCAGGGCTGAACACCAACGGCGCGCTGAGCGTGCTGTCCATCGCCGTCGGTCTGCTGCTCTTCGTCGGCATGGTGATCGGCGGCAACTTCGCCTCGACGGTGAACATGGTGCTCGGCATCCTGTTCATCCTCAGCGGCTTCGTGAACCTGGCCCTGCTCGACCGCAGCTTCAACCCGCTCGCGTTCCGCATCCAGAACGTGATGTTCAGCTTCGTGGTGGGCGTGATGCTGATGTTCTTCGGTATGTACGGGCGGGTCAGCGCGACCCTGCCGCACGACAACCCGTACTGGAAGGCCCGCCACCCCGAGGAGGCCGAGCGGGAGCAGCGCGCGAGCAGGCGCCGCGCGGACCTCGCGGCAGGCCAGCCGCTCGCCCGGCCGCCGTCCTCCGCAACCACGGCCCGGCGCTCCCCGGAGGCCGCGGCCGGACCCGCGGGCCACACCGCCGCCGAACCCGCCGCCGGACCCCCCGCCGGTACGAGCCGGAGGACCGGCCGACGGCTGCTCTCCCGCAAGCCGCGCGCACGCCGCTAGCCTTACCGGCATGCCTCGTTACGAATTCCGCTGCCGGACCTGCGGCGACACCTTCGAAGTGAACCGCCCGATGGCCGAGTCCTCCGCCCCCGCGAACTGTCCCGAGGGCCACGGCGACACCGTCAAGCTGCTCTCCGCCGTCGCCGTCGGCGGCACGGCGTCCGCCGCGCCCGCACCGAGCGGTGGCGGTGGCGGCGGGGGCTGCTGCGGAGGCGGCTGCTGCGGCTGACCCGACCGGGCCCTGGCCGCGGCCCCACCCCGGACCGGGCGCCCCCGGTCGGCCCGCCTCACGTACCCAGGTAGCGCAGCACCGCCAGCACCCGCCGCGAGTAACCGGCCGTCCCCGTGAGCTCCAGTTTGTCGAAGATCGCGTTGATGTGTTTCTCGACCGCGCTCAGCGAGACATGGAGACGGCCGGCGACGGCCGCGTTCGTGTGGCCCTCCGCCATCTCCGCCAGTACGTCGCGTTCCCGTGGCGTCAGCCGCGCCAGCGGGTCGGTGCGCGTGCTGCGGGCCAGGAGTTGTCGTACGACCTCCGGGTCGAACGCGGCCTGCCCCCGTCCGACGCGTTCCAGCGCGTCGAGGAACTCGTCGACCTGTACGACACGGTCCTTGAGCAGATAGCCCACGCCCCCGCTGTCGGCGGTGAGCAGTTCGGTCGCGTACCGCTTCTCGACGTACTGGGACAGCACCAGTACGCCCACCTCCGGCCGGTCCCGCCGGATCTCGACGGCGGCGCGCAGTCCTTCGTCGGTGTGCGTGGGCGGCATGCGCACGTCCGCGACGACGACGTCGGGCGGCGACGCGTCCACGGCGGCCAGCAGCGCGGCGGCGTCGCCGACGGCGGCGAGCACTTCATGGCCCTCCTCCGCGAGGAGCCGTACGAGGCCCTCCCGCAGCAGGGTCGAGTCCTCGGCGATGATCAGGCGCACGGCAGCTCCGCGGTGACGACGGTCGGACCGCCGGCCGGGCTGTCCACCCGGAAGCGGCCGTCGAGAGCGGCGACCCGGCTCGCCAGTCCGGTCAGTCCGCCGCCTGCCGGGTCGGCGCCGCCCGCCCCGTCGTCCTCGACGCGTACGACGAGCGTCGGGCCGTCGCGGCGTACGGCGACGTTGATACGGGTGGCGCCCGAGTGCTTCACGACATTGGTGACGGCCTCGGAGACGACGAAGTACGCGACCGTCCCGACCTGCCGGGAAGCGGGCGGCCCGTCCACGGTGAAGGCGAGGTGCACGGGCAGCGGCGTGCGCTCGGCGACGGTCTCGAGGGCGGCGCACAGCCCGGCCTCGTCGAGGACGGTCGGGTAGATGCGCCAGGCGACCTCCCGCAGTTCGGCGAGGGCGCGGCGGCTCTCCTCGTGGGCCTGGAGCAGGAGCCGGCCGGCCCGGTCCGCGTCCCGGCTGCGGCGGGCGCGGCCGAGGAGCATGCCGAGGGCGACGAGTCGCTGCTGCACGCCGTCGTGGAGGTCGCGTTCGATACGGCGGCGTTCGCCGTCGACGGCGTCCATCATTCCGGCGCGGGTGGTGGCGAGCTGGGCGATGCGCCGCTCGAGGTCCTCGTGGTGACCGGGGCCGAGGAGCCGGCGGGCCACGTGCCCTTCGAGCAGGGCGATCCCGAAGACACTCTGGCCCGCGAGGAAGACCAGGAACAGGCCGAGGAGACCGGTCCCGGCGACTGCCCAGGGGTACTCGATCTCGTGGACGGTCCAGCCGAGCGCGGCGTATCCGACGTACAGCAGGCCGACGAGCACGCAGAAGATCACGAGCCCGCCGAGCAGCCCCAGCGGCCAGCGGGCCGCGACGTACCGTGCGGCACGCTCGTTCCCGTACGAGCCGTACGAGCCGTACGAGCCGTACGACGCGGACGACGCGGACGACGCGGACGAGGAGGACGAGGAGTGCGGGGAGGACGAGGAGGACGAGGAGGACGAGGAGGACGCGGCGGAGACGCGCGTTCCGAGGAAGCGGCCGAGCCTGCGCCGCTCGAGGCCCGCAAGGCGAGCGGCGACAGCGCCCAGCGGCCCCTGCACGGCGCGCCGGCCCCGTGGCCAGCCGAGCACCGGCAGCAGAGCCAGCCCGCCGAGCAGCGTGAAGAGCAGCCCTGCCACGGCGGTCACGGTCCCGAGCACGAGACCCACCGCGTAACGGGCGCCCTGCGCCGCGATCCCCTTCATGATCCGCCACGCTAGCCGCTGACGTCCGCCCGGCACACTGCGGAAAACCGCAGGAAGGTGTGCGGCTGCCCTCAGGGTGGCTTCAGCTGCGGTTGTCCAGCATGGGGCCATGAATTCCGCGATTGAAAGCAGCGCCCCGGGCTGGGTCAACAGCCTCATGGAGACCTTCGGCGCACCGGGTGCCGGTGTCGCCATCGCCCTGGAGAACCTCTTTCCGCCGCTGCCGAGCGAGGTCATCCTTCCGCTGGCCGGCTTCGCCGCGAGTACCGGGCAGTTGGGCCTGCTCGCGGTGCTGCTGTGGACGACGGCCGGTTCGGTGGCCGGCGCGCTGGCGCTCTACGGGATCGGGGCGGTGCTCGGCCGCGACCGTACGGTGGCGATCGCGGCCCGGCTGCCGCTGCTGAAGGTCGCGGACATCGAGCGCACGGAGGCATGGTTCGCCCGGCACGGGGCGAAGGCGGTGTTCTTCGGGCGGATGATCCCGGTCTTCCGGTCGCTGATCTCCGTCCCGGCCGGTGTGGAGCGGATGCCGCTGCCCCTGTTCCTGACGCTCACCACACTCGGCAGTGCGATCTGGAACACGGCCTTCGTCCTCGCCGGTCACACGCTGGGCGAGCGGTGGGAGGACGTGACCGGCTACGTCTCGGCGTACTCGAAGGCGGTGCTGGTGGCTGCGGTGATCGCGGTGTTGGTGTTCGCCGCCGCCCGGCTGCTCAGGCCGGGGGCGGGATCACGACGGGGCTGACGCGCCCACGGGCCCGGCAGCGCACGCCGGGCGACGGCGACGGGCGGCCGAGGGACCTGTCGGCCCGCTGCCCCACGGCTCCGCTGCCGCTGCCCGCGCCCCACTGCCCCCGCCCCGCTGCCGCCTCACGCCAGGGGCGGGATCACGACCGAACTGATGCCCTGCCGCTCACGGCGGAACCGGCGCGCCTCCTGCCGCAGCAGCCGCAGGATCTCCTCGCCCGCCGCCACACCCATCTGCGGCAGCGCGACGACGTGCGGCGCCTGCCAGGCGGCCTCGGCGAGCTCGCCGTGGCCGGGCCGCCAGGCACGGTCGGCGTCGAGCAGCAGGTCGGCGTCGAGGAGCGAGTCGCCCGCCGCCAGGGTCAGCGCGGCGCCGGTGCGGCGGGCGACCTCCCGTACGGCGGCGCTCTTCGTCAGCGGCTTCGGCACCGCGTAGATCTTGCGGCCCTGGAGCGAGACGGTCCAGCCCCGGGGCTCCGCCCATCCGGCGAGTTCCTTGACCCAGTCGTCCGGCAGCAGCGAACGCTCGACGACGAGGTACGCGAAGAGGTCCTCCGCGACCCGTTCCTTGCGCAGCCAGGCCGGGTCGGCGGTCCTGTTGAGATGGGCGCGGACCTCACCGAGGGGCGCGCACTCGGCGGCGAGCCGGTGCGCGACGGCTTCGCGCCAGTCGCCATCGCTGACGCCGTCGACGAGCAGATGCCCGCCGTTGGCGCAGATCGCGTACTTGGGCGGCAGGCCGGGCAGGCTGATGCGCTGGTACTGCTTGCGGGTGCGGGTCGTCGTCGGGACGAAGACCGTGTCCTGGGCGAGCTTGGTGAGCAGTCCGGCGGCGCGCTCGGTCATGTACGACAGGGGTTTGTGCTCGTGCACCTCGACGCACAGCAGCCGGGGGGCGACGGCGTCGGGCATGCCGAGACCGAGCGCCGCGTTCGAGTAGATGAGCGTGCGGTCGAGGTCGCTGGCGACGAGAACGGTCACTGGGACACCGCCCTGCCGTCGGCGCCGGTGGCGCCGCGGGTGTACTTGGGGTGGATCAACCCGACGCAGCTGTAGGGGAGTTCGTCGACCTCCTCGACCGGCACGCCGCGCTGCTCGGCCAGCAGCCTCACGTGGTCGAGGTCGGCTCCGGCGCCGCGGCTCGCGAGGATCTTCCACGGGACGCGGCGCAGCAGGACGCGGGTCGTCTCGCCGACGCCGGGCTTGACGAGGTTGACGTCGTGGATGCCGTAGTCCTCGCTGATCCGCTCCACCGCGCCCCAGCCCTCCCAGGTGGGGGTGCGGTCGGCGGACAGCAGTTCCTTGACGTCGGCGTCGACGGCCGAGGTGACCTCGTCGAAGCGGGCGGCGACGGTGTCGAGGAAGTGGCGGGACACGTCGGAGCCGGCGAGTTCGCGGTAGAACTTCGCGCCGTGGAAGTCGTCGGGGCCGACCAGGTCGGCGCGCAGGACGGTACGGGATATCAGGCCGGAGACCGTGGAGTTGAGGCAGGCGGAGGGGATGAGGAAGTCCTCGCGGGTGCCGTAGGTGCGCACGCAGCCGCCGGGGTCGGCGAGGACGGCGATCTCCGGGTCGAAGCCGGGGAAGTCCCGCAGCGCCTCGGCGAGTTCGCGGGTGATGGCGCCCTTGCCGGTCCAGCCGTCGACGAAGACGACGTCGGCCGGGTCGTGGTTCTCGGCGAGCCAGCGCAAAGCGTTGGCGTCGATGCCGCGGCCGCGCACGATGGAGACGGCGTAGTGGGACAGGTCCAGGCCGTGCCGGTGCCGGGCCCAGCGGCGCATCAGCACGCCGACGGGCGTGCCGGCCCGGGCCAGCGAGACGAGCACGGGGCGCGGTGTCCGTTCGGCGAGGACGGTGTCGGTGACGGTTCCGACGGCGCGGGCGATACGGGCGGCCGACGCCGTGAGCGCGGTCTCGAAGAGCTGCTGGTACTGCTCGCTCGGCTGGTACTCGACGGGCAGCGACTCCGCGTAGTGCGCGCCGCCGCTCTGGATGGCTTCCTCGCGCTCCTCCGTGGGTGCCTCGAGCTCCACCTCCGAGAAATCCTGGAGCAGCCAGCCGACCTCCTCCGGCGCGTAGGAGGAGAAGTCGGGTCCGCGGAGCGGCTGGGGCAGCATGGAGGGCCTTTCAGGTCCTTCGGGCGCGTGGTTTTCCGGCGCGTGGCCGGGGAGTGCCGGTACGTAGCTGGGGACGACGGCGAGCACGACGCGGCCGGTGTGGGCGGCGAGCCTCGCCAGCAGGCCGTCGGGCGCGTGCAGTTCCGGGGTGTCCGCGGCCGAGTCGACGACGGCGACGACGGCGTCGAAACCGGCGCCCGCCACGTTGTAGGCGTAGCGCTCGCCGGGGCCGTCTGCCGGGTCGTCGTGGGCGGGGAACACCAGCCGGGTGCGTATCGCGTAGCCGGGGTCGTCGACGGCGAGGACGGGCGAGCGGGTGGTGGTGGAGTAGTACACCTCCGGAACGGCGCCGGCCTCCTCCATGGCGAGGGCGAGGCGCAGGGGCGCGTACATCAGCTCCTCGCAGCCGAGGACGAGCACCCGGCGGGCCTCGCCCACGGCGTCGGCGACCTGGGCGGCCATGCCGGGCAGCGCGGCCTCCAGGGCGGCGCGGTGGGCCGGGCCGAAGCCGTGCCGCCCGCCGTCGGGGACGCCCGCGGGCCAGTCGAGGCCGACCCGGACATGGCGGGGTTCAGCGGCCGAGGGCGTGTCCCAGGCCGCCTGCTCGTGGTGTGCGACCAGTGCCCGGCCCTTCTCCAGGACACCGTCCGGCAGGCTGACCGTGCCGGACGCCAGGGCCACCAGGTCGACGCGGGCGCCGATCTCCTTGGCGAAGGCGTCCAGCCGGCCGAGGTCGGCCGCGGAGCGCATGTCGACCAGGGCCACCACCACATAACGGTCGCGCGGGTAGCGCTCGTGCAGGTCCCGGATGGTGTTGAGGACCGTGTTGCCCGTGGAGAACTCGTCGTCGACGAGCACCAGCGGGCCCGTCCCGGACAGCAGTGCCGGGTCCTCGGGAAGCAGGAGATGGGAGGTGGCGTGCGAGTGGGACTCCTCGAAGCCGCCCGCGGGGGTCACGCCGTCGACCGGGCGGCGCGTGGAGTGCAGATAGGGCGCGAGCCCGATGCCGTCCGCCACCGAGTGGCCGAGTCCGGTCGCGGTCTCGGCGTACCCGAGGACGACCGCGCGCCGGCACTCGTCCGCGCCGAGCAGGTCACGAACGCGTGCGCCGAGGTCGTAGCCGGCCTGCCGGACGACCGCCGGCCGCTGCGGGACATGCTTGCCCAGGACGTTCGACACCAGCAGATGCGCCCGCTTGGGGTTGCGGCGCAGGGCCAGGCCCAGCAGCTCCCGGAGCCCCTCGTCGCCGACGAGTGCGACTCCGAGCCGCTCCGCGACCCAGCTTCCCGACCACACCACGTTCTCTTCGCCCCTTGTCGTCATCGGTCGTCCGCCGTCACCGGTCGTCCGCCGTCATCGGTCCGCCGCCGGTTGGCCGTCATCAGTCGGTCAGCCCGGCCGCGAGCAGTTCCACGAAACCGACATCCTCCTTGGCCACGCCGAAGACGTCGGCCCGCAGCAGTGTCCGCTCCGCCCAGGCGCGGTGCGGCTTCACCTCGTTCATCTTGTTCGTGTACGACGAGCGCAGCACTCCGCCGCCGTCGCGCTCCGGCCGCAGGATGTCCTGTGCGTCGCTGAACTCCTCGTGGCTGACGACGGACAGTGCGTGCACCGGCAGCACGTGGGAGGGGTGGATGCAGGTCTTGCCCATCAGGCCGTTGGCCCGGTCCAGCTCGATCTCGCGGAGCAGACCGTCCAGGTCGTGCGCGATCAGCGCGGTGCGCAGTTCCTCCGCCCGGCCCTCCAGGAAGGGGCTGCGGCGCAGCTGCGGTTTGAACATGCGCTCCTGGGACCTGAAGTACTCCCACACCGGTCCGGTGATCGTGAAGCCCGTACCGTCGGAGCGGCCGAGCACATTCACCACGTCGGCGATGACGGACGTCACGATCCGTACGTCGTAGGCCGTCATGTCGGGCGAGCGGCGCAGCCCGTACGCGGAGCAGAAGTCGGTGACGCCGAGGCGCAGGGCGAGGACCCGGTCACGGTACTTGTCGACGGTGCGGGCGATGCCGGTGAGCGCCTCGGTCCTGGTCTCCAGGTGCAGCAGCTCGGGCGACTCGAGGACGGGCATGGCGAACAGCCGCCTCCCGCCGGCGGCCTCCGCCGTGGCCGCCGCCTCGAGGAAGGGCACGCCGCGCTCCTCGGTGAACTTCGGCAGTACGAATCCGGACAGCAGGCGTCCCGACGGTCCCAGGCGCCTCACGAGATCCGGAATCTGCTCGGGGGTGCGGACCCTGATGAAGAGCAGCGGTGCTTCCACGCCACGCGCGTCGAGCTCGACGAACTGCCGGACGAGGTTCTCCTCGGCGTCGACCACCTCGGCGTCGTCGATGGAATCCTCCAGGCACAGCACCATGGAGACGACCCCGCGGGCAGCCTGCTTGAGCACGTCGTCGGCCAGCCGGGGCCGGGTGGCCGGGCTGTAGAGGGTGGCTCCCAGGGCGGCGGCCAGCGTCCTGGCAGCCGAGTCGGCACCGAAGTCGCACGGCTCCTGGTGGAACAGCCTCGCCCGGTCAGCGGGCGGGATGTGCCCGAAATGACGCATAAGAATCCCCTGTACTGCCGGTTAGGGCCTGACAACATGTGGCCGGTAATAGTACGTAAGCACAGGTGTCAAGAGTTCCCCAACTGCATGAAATCGAGGTAACTCGTCCGCTTCTCGCCCGTGCCCCCGACGTGGCCGGGCGAGGGACGCCACGGCCCGGAACTGGGCCCCACGTTGTCCCGGCGCCCCTCGTACAGGCAGGATGACGGGCATGACGCACGCGATGCTGAAGGGCTCGAACGTCCCTCTTGATGCCACGGCGGTACGGGCCGTGCTGCGCTGGACGCCGGGCGCGGGAGTGCCGGATGTCGACGCCTCCGCCCTGCTGCTCGGCAGCGACGGCCGCGTGCGCTCCGACGAGGACTTCGTCTTCTACAACCAGCCGCGCCACCCCTCCGGGCTGGTGCGGCGGCTCCCTAAGAAGCGCGTCGCCGAGCATCTGACCGACACCGTCGAGGCCGACCTGGCGACGCTGGACGCGTCGGTCGACCAGGTGGTGATCGCGGCGTCCTCGGACGGCGGCACCTTCGAGCACGTGCACGACCTGCGGATACTGCTGCACGACACCGGTGCGGCGGACGGCGAGCCGCTGGCCGTCTTCGACGTGAAGCCGGAGACCGGCGAGGAGACGGCCATCATCTGCGGCGAGCTGTACCGGCGCGGTGACGGCTGGAAGTTCCGTGCCGTGGCGCAGGGCTACCCGACGGGGCTGGTGGGGCTGGCGACGGCGTTCGGCATCTCGGTCGAGGAAGCGGGAGCGCCCGAGGCGCCCGCGGCCCCGGACGCGCAGCCCGCACCGGACGCGCAGCCCGCACCGGCGTACGGCTACCCGCCCTCGGACGTGACACAGCCCGCGCCCGCGCCGTCGTACGCCCCGGCGGCGCCGCCGGCCTACGGCTACCCGCAGCCGGCCGCGGCTGCGGCGTACGCCCCCGATCCCGCCTTCCGGCTCCCCCCGATGGGCCCACAGTTCCAGCGGCCGTAGCAGCCCCCGTCCCCCGC
This genomic interval carries:
- a CDS encoding DUF4383 domain-containing protein, yielding MAAHVLHSRRTDRGGEGHGRRHGPARRRIRLDEHLPVDHRLSRFYRVGAGLMGLVLVAFGILGLIDRIGFFDTRGDTVAGLNTNGALSVLSIAVGLLLFVGMVIGGNFASTVNMVLGILFILSGFVNLALLDRSFNPLAFRIQNVMFSFVVGVMLMFFGMYGRVSATLPHDNPYWKARHPEEAEREQRASRRRADLAAGQPLARPPSSATTARRSPEAAAGPAGHTAAEPAAGPPAGTSRRTGRRLLSRKPRARR
- a CDS encoding FmdB family zinc ribbon protein — translated: MPRYEFRCRTCGDTFEVNRPMAESSAPANCPEGHGDTVKLLSAVAVGGTASAAPAPSGGGGGGGCCGGGCCG
- a CDS encoding response regulator transcription factor, with amino-acid sequence MRLIIAEDSTLLREGLVRLLAEEGHEVLAAVGDAAALLAAVDASPPDVVVADVRMPPTHTDEGLRAAVEIRRDRPEVGVLVLSQYVEKRYATELLTADSGGVGYLLKDRVVQVDEFLDALERVGRGQAAFDPEVVRQLLARSTRTDPLARLTPRERDVLAEMAEGHTNAAVAGRLHVSLSAVEKHINAIFDKLELTGTAGYSRRVLAVLRYLGT
- a CDS encoding sensor histidine kinase, which produces MKGIAAQGARYAVGLVLGTVTAVAGLLFTLLGGLALLPVLGWPRGRRAVQGPLGAVAARLAGLERRRLGRFLGTRVSAASSSSSSSSSSSPHSSSSSSASSASSASYGSYGSYGSYGNERAARYVAARWPLGLLGGLVIFCVLVGLLYVGYAALGWTVHEIEYPWAVAGTGLLGLFLVFLAGQSVFGIALLEGHVARRLLGPGHHEDLERRIAQLATTRAGMMDAVDGERRRIERDLHDGVQQRLVALGMLLGRARRSRDADRAGRLLLQAHEESRRALAELREVAWRIYPTVLDEAGLCAALETVAERTPLPVHLAFTVDGPPASRQVGTVAYFVVSEAVTNVVKHSGATRINVAVRRDGPTLVVRVEDDGAGGADPAGGGLTGLASRVAALDGRFRVDSPAGGPTVVTAELPCA
- a CDS encoding DedA family protein codes for the protein MNSAIESSAPGWVNSLMETFGAPGAGVAIALENLFPPLPSEVILPLAGFAASTGQLGLLAVLLWTTAGSVAGALALYGIGAVLGRDRTVAIAARLPLLKVADIERTEAWFARHGAKAVFFGRMIPVFRSLISVPAGVERMPLPLFLTLTTLGSAIWNTAFVLAGHTLGERWEDVTGYVSAYSKAVLVAAVIAVLVFAAARLLRPGAGSRRG
- a CDS encoding HAD family hydrolase — translated: MTVLVASDLDRTLIYSNAALGLGMPDAVAPRLLCVEVHEHKPLSYMTERAAGLLTKLAQDTVFVPTTTRTRKQYQRISLPGLPPKYAICANGGHLLVDGVSDGDWREAVAHRLAAECAPLGEVRAHLNRTADPAWLRKERVAEDLFAYLVVERSLLPDDWVKELAGWAEPRGWTVSLQGRKIYAVPKPLTKSAAVREVARRTGAALTLAAGDSLLDADLLLDADRAWRPGHGELAEAAWQAPHVVALPQMGVAAGEEILRLLRQEARRFRRERQGISSVVIPPLA
- a CDS encoding phosphoribosyltransferase; this encodes MTTRGEENVVWSGSWVAERLGVALVGDEGLRELLGLALRRNPKRAHLLVSNVLGKHVPQRPAVVRQAGYDLGARVRDLLGADECRRAVVLGYAETATGLGHSVADGIGLAPYLHSTRRPVDGVTPAGGFEESHSHATSHLLLPEDPALLSGTGPLVLVDDEFSTGNTVLNTIRDLHERYPRDRYVVVALVDMRSAADLGRLDAFAKEIGARVDLVALASGTVSLPDGVLEKGRALVAHHEQAAWDTPSAAEPRHVRVGLDWPAGVPDGGRHGFGPAHRAALEAALPGMAAQVADAVGEARRVLVLGCEELMYAPLRLALAMEEAGAVPEVYYSTTTRSPVLAVDDPGYAIRTRLVFPAHDDPADGPGERYAYNVAGAGFDAVVAVVDSAADTPELHAPDGLLARLAAHTGRVVLAVVPSYVPALPGHAPENHAPEGPERPSMLPQPLRGPDFSSYAPEEVGWLLQDFSEVELEAPTEEREEAIQSGGAHYAESLPVEYQPSEQYQQLFETALTASAARIARAVGTVTDTVLAERTPRPVLVSLARAGTPVGVLMRRWARHRHGLDLSHYAVSIVRGRGIDANALRWLAENHDPADVVFVDGWTGKGAITRELAEALRDFPGFDPEIAVLADPGGCVRTYGTREDFLIPSACLNSTVSGLISRTVLRADLVGPDDFHGAKFYRELAGSDVSRHFLDTVAARFDEVTSAVDADVKELLSADRTPTWEGWGAVERISEDYGIHDVNLVKPGVGETTRVLLRRVPWKILASRGAGADLDHVRLLAEQRGVPVEEVDELPYSCVGLIHPKYTRGATGADGRAVSQ
- a CDS encoding HpcH/HpaI aldolase/citrate lyase family protein → MRHFGHIPPADRARLFHQEPCDFGADSAARTLAAALGATLYSPATRPRLADDVLKQAARGVVSMVLCLEDSIDDAEVVDAEENLVRQFVELDARGVEAPLLFIRVRTPEQIPDLVRRLGPSGRLLSGFVLPKFTEERGVPFLEAAATAEAAGGRRLFAMPVLESPELLHLETRTEALTGIARTVDKYRDRVLALRLGVTDFCSAYGLRRSPDMTAYDVRIVTSVIADVVNVLGRSDGTGFTITGPVWEYFRSQERMFKPQLRRSPFLEGRAEELRTALIAHDLDGLLREIELDRANGLMGKTCIHPSHVLPVHALSVVSHEEFSDAQDILRPERDGGGVLRSSYTNKMNEVKPHRAWAERTLLRADVFGVAKEDVGFVELLAAGLTD
- a CDS encoding TerD family protein, which produces MTGMTHAMLKGSNVPLDATAVRAVLRWTPGAGVPDVDASALLLGSDGRVRSDEDFVFYNQPRHPSGLVRRLPKKRVAEHLTDTVEADLATLDASVDQVVIAASSDGGTFEHVHDLRILLHDTGAADGEPLAVFDVKPETGEETAIICGELYRRGDGWKFRAVAQGYPTGLVGLATAFGISVEEAGAPEAPAAPDAQPAPDAQPAPAYGYPPSDVTQPAPAPSYAPAAPPAYGYPQPAAAAAYAPDPAFRLPPMGPQFQRP